Genomic window (Planococcus sp. MSAK28401):
AATATATTGTACCGGTCATTTTATCATCTGCTCTCGTCGCAAGTTCGTTCACAGCCAGCACCACATTAGCAAATGGCCAACAGGGGAATGGAGCTTCAGATAAAACATGGAATGAAAATGCCAATGTCCCTGTATTCGTCAAAGAGAAAATCGCTGAGAAGCGGGCTTCCAGTAATGCGTCGAATGCGCTTGATTATCTAGCGGACAACGAAAATAAGACCGGACTGAAAAACCCAAAGAAAAATTTAAAGCAAAAAGAAATTGAAAAGGATTCGCTCGGCATGACGCATGTCCGCTTTAACCAAGCAGTCAACGGCGTCCCAGTGGAGGGAGCGGAAGTAGTCGTTCATTACAACGAACAGGATGAATTGGTTTCCGTTAACGGCGGCCATTTCCCTGAAGCGTCCGCCAGCAGCGTTGACACGACGCCGACTGTGAGCGTCGTCAAGGCCGTTCAAACAGCGAAAGAGGCAGTCGAAGCACCGGAAGAGCTCGAGTATGCACCTGAATCGGAAGTCGTCGTCTATCCGTTTGACGGTGAAAACCATCTGGCTTATAAGGTCAATGTCAACTTCCTCGGAGACCAGCCCGGCAACTGGTTTGTCTTTGTGGATGCGAAAAGCGGTGGAGTGATCGACCAGTATAATGCGATCATGCATGCGGAAGACATTCATCAATCCGTCGGTACCGGCGTACTTGGCGAGCAGCGCAAGATCCACACGACAAAGAGCAAAGAGGTCAAGGGAGGCACGACTTTCAGCCTCTCCGATGAGTCGCATGACGGCTTGGAAGGCATCTATACTTTTGATGCAAACGATGGGGAAATTGTCACGAACCATAGCGCTTCGTGGAAAAATGAATATTTGCGACCGGCCGTCGATGCGCATTATAACTCAGAACAAGTGTATGAATATTTCCATGATGAACACGACCGCAACTCGCTCGACGACAACGGAATGGCGATCATTTCCTATGTCCATTACGGCGAAAACTATAATAACGCATTCTGGAATGGGCGCCATATGACTTATGGCGACGGCGATGGCTCGTTCATGGTGCCATTATCGGCAGGCTTGGATGTAGCGGCGCATGAAATGACGCACGGCGTGATCTCCAATTCGGCGAATCTCCAGTACCGTTTTGAATCTGGCGCGTTGAATGAATCCTTTGCGGATATTTTCGGCGCTTTGGTTGATGAGGACGATTGGGAAGTCGGGGAAGATATCATGGGCCCTGAGGCTAAAGAAGATGGCCGGGCCTCATTGCGCAGCTTGAGCGATCCAAGCAAATATCCAGTCAAAGCGGACTATATCCCTTATGGCGACGGGGAAGGCAATTATCCTTCCCATATGGATGAATTCTATGACTTGCCAAGAAGTTTGGATAACGGCGGCGTCCATATCAATTCGTCCATCACCAACCATGCCGCTTACTTGATCGGCGAAGAAATCGGCAAGGAAAAACTTGGCCAGATTTTCTACCGCGCATTGACGGTCTACTTGACGCCAACTTCCAACTTCAGCGAAGCCCGCAAGCTTATTGTCCAATCAGCGGCTGATATCTATGGAGAAGGCAGTGCGGAAGAGCAAGCCACGGCTAAAGGATTTGACGATGTAGGCATTAACGAATAAGGATTTTTAAACCCGCGAGTTGTTTGTCTTAATAGACAGACGACTCGCGGGTTTTGGTTTTCAGAGAAATTAGTTGAGAAAGGTGCTGGAGCAGTCGTTTATGCAAGAAATCGAGAACCAATTGGACTGAAGAAAAATAAATTTAAAATTAGAACTTTGTGCGGAACCAATTTTAAAAAATGAGCGTCTTCATATTGTCAGTCTACTACGTTTAGAAGGAGCAACTATGGAGATCATCGAAATATTGAAAGCATTGGTGCTAGGAATAGTGGAAGGCCTAACCGAGTTTGCACCTATCTCATCAACAGGGCATATGATCATCTTTGATGATTTATGGCTCAACACGGAAGGATTTTTAGGCGGGCCGTCAGCCAATACCTTCAAAATCGTCATTCAGCTCGGATCTATACTCGCGGTCGTCTTCGTCTTTTGGAAACGTATGCTGAGCCTTGTCGGCTTATACCAACTAGAGCAAGACACGCCCACGACATTCAATATTTTGCACGTCTTGATCGGCATCATTCCAGCTGGGGTTTTCGGCTTGATGTTTGAAGACTTCATCGATGAGCACCTATTCAGCATTGAAACCGTGCTGATCGGTTTAGTCATCGGGGCATTCTTCATGATCATCGCTGATAAATTCGGGCCCAAAAAACCGTCGATCAATTCACTGGACGAAATCAGTTACCTTAAAGCCTTAACCGTGGGCACCGTTCAATGCTTCTCCTTGTGGCCGGGTTTCTCCCGTTCAGGCTCGACCATTTCAGGCGGCGTGCTGCTCGGGCTGGATCATAGAACCGCAGCGGATTTCACCTTTATCATGGCCGTTCCGATCATGCTCGGAGCTTCGATCGTCTCGCTCGTGAAAAATTGGGAAGCGATATCATTCGATCATCTCAGCTTCTATGCCGCAGGATTTGCCACTGCTTTTGTATTTGCATTGATTTCCATGAAGTTTTTCTTGAAATTAATCTCACGCATCAAACTGGTGCCCTTCGCCATTTACCGTCTTGTGCTCGCCAGTGTTTTGGCGTTCATTGTGTTTCTTTGACCAACAGTGCGATGGCATTGGAATAAATAGATGTAGTTGAATATAGATAGAACCAGTAACGAAAAAGAATTTCTTATGAGATTCTTTTTTTTTTTTTTGAAGTATGCTGCTGCGTGTTTAAGCAAAAACAAGTTCCCAGACAAACCTGCTTTTTCACACGGCAATTCAAAAGATTACAGCTAATATTTTCTAATTTGATTCGAAGTCGAAGTTGCAAATAAATAGAAAAACCAGACCTATGAATGAATTTAAATTGAAAATTTTAGGATATACTAATTTTAACTAGATAACTGGAATAGGAAGGATGGAGAACATGAACAAGTTTATTTGCAATACATGCGGCGTACAAACCGAAAGTGCTGGGGCAGCACCTGAGCATTGTTCGATCTGTATAGAAGAGCGGCAATACGTCAGTACAAAAGGGCAAAGTTGGACGACTTTGGAAGAGATGGTTCAATCCGCTGCTTATCAGAATGAGATTACGTCAGAAGAACAAGGGCTCTCGAGTATAACGACTGTGCCAAGTTTTGCGATTGGTCAAACGGCGTATTTGGTTCAAGGGGAGAACTTCAATATCCTGTGGGATTGTTTAACATATCTCGACGCTCCAACTATTGAAAAAATTAAAGCTCTGGGAGGAATCGATGCCATTGCCTTGTCCCATCCCCATTATTATTCGACACAAGTAGAATGGGCTGAAACCTTCGATGCCGCAATCTACATTCACGAAGATGATAAGCAATGGGTAACCCGGCCAAGTGAGCGCATTATCTTTTGGTCAGGCGAAACACTCGAAGTTGCGGCAGGGTTCACGCTGCACCGGATCGGCGGCCATTTCAAAGGCGCAGCCATCCTGGAATGGAAAGATGGTAATGCCGGCAAAGGTGTATTACTGACAGGTGATATCGTCCGCGTCGTGGCAGACCGCGAGTGGGTCAGTTTTATGTATAGCTACCCGAACTTCATTCCGTTGCCAGGATCTACCGTCGAAAGAATGGCGGCCCAATTAAATGAAATCCGCTTTGACAGAGTGTATGATGCGTTCCATCGAACCGTAGTGAAGGATGCGGGAGAAGCCGTGCAAAGATCAGCTAAACGGTATGTGGATGCGTTGAATGGCGTACTTTTCAAGACCTGATGTAAGGCTTGTGTTTTATCTAAATTAATAAACCAGACATTAGAATAAACCAAATTAAAAAGGAGAAAAAAATGCATCAATCATTCTATCTTAAGAAACCGAGTACTTTTACATTCGATAAGAACTATAAAGTGTTTATTAAAGAAGGGAAGCTTTTCTTCTTTAAAATTGACTATAAATTCGATGAGGACAATGACGTTTGGTTTTCCTATTCGGGTTTGATTTACATGTTGCGTGATATGATTTACAAAAAATCAGCTAAGCGCAGCGAAAACAAGATTGACCAGGCAGTTCAAAACAATCAAATAGAACTACTAAAGCATAAAAATAATTTTCAACTCAATATAGTTGATATCAAAAGAGTCGAAGTAAATGAAAAACCCACTTCTCATTCATTTTTGCAGGATAACGGGACATTGTTGTTTATTTTAGATGACAATAAGCGTTATCGGTTTATTATGCCTTCGAGTATATCGAGAGAACTTATCATGAATTTACTGGAAGAGGCAGGGGTTTCACTCGAAATTCAACACCTTAATAAGTATTAACAGGAATTTTTAAAAGATATGATTAAATTGCCACCACCACAAAATCTACTTGATTTCTGTACGGATTTGTTTAAAAGGAGGAATTCTGTGCCAAGAACTAATATGGGCAAAATCTCTTTTGCCGTGCTTTTGATTCTCATCATTCAAATCATCTCGATCGTAAACATGTTGTTCATCAATGGCTTAGGGGCTTTAACGATTATTTTGTATTCATTTGTTACCGCACCTCTCGGACTGCTTTTTGGAATAAGCGGCATAGTAAAAGAATCCGGCAGAAGCCTCATCGTACCTTGGGTGACCACAATTGTTAGCGTCATTTTACTCGCGCTATTTTTGATTACTTTATTTGGATTCTCTTTTGGTGATTAGATGCTCAAGGTCATTAGTGAAACTTTTCTATATCAATCAATGTGTAGATAGAAACAAGTCATTTAGACTCAATTTAGGGTTTACATGAAGATCATTGTAACTAGTAATGAAATATTTTCTAATAAATATTTACTTTCCAAATACTAGTGGTATTCTATTAATAGCTAAAATAGTAAACGAATTCCTTAAATAAATTCAATTTTAGTTGCAGTCTATTTAGGGAGCGAAGGCCGGGTGTCTCGAGAAAGCGTGAAGTTGATTTTATCCGTTGTTGTCATCATTTTAGTTGTGGGGCTTGGCATTTACCTCCAGAAAGTGGATGCTCCTATGTATGGCATTCCGGGTCTTCTAGAGTCTGTAATCAAGAACTGAAGCATTAAGCTGCAAACTCATTTCATTAGATTTCATAACTGATGAAATGAGTTTTTTTATTGCAGCTTACCTATATCGTACTCAGTTTCAGTGAACTGAAATTGTCTCAGGAAGAACTGCAGAACCTAATTGATCCCGCGGCCCCGCTCCAGCTTATTAACGAAGGAGAAGATAGTGCTTATGTTGTTTATTAGTTTGAAGCGGTCGTGACTGCCGATATTGAAGAAGATGGGGAAACGATAGAAGTGAATTTGAATGTGGCTGAAGAAGGGGAGAACTGATCTGAGCAAACCATCTACAAATTAACCCTCGATGAAGATCACGAAATCATTGAGGTTTTTGTAAATGATGAAGCTACACCGATTGATGTGGCCTCAGGGATTTAACACAATTCACGCCATCATGTTATCGCAGAAGTGGAACTGTTTTGGAAGCCATATTGGGGGAGGCTAAAAACGCAAATGATGAAACCATTCGTACCTGTTATGTCGATAATGATGAGCATCTTCCTATGCAGTGGCTGTTCTAGTGCTCCGGACGGATTAGAAGAAGTAGAGGGGACAGGGCTGACTTTCAGCGAAAATTTCAACGTTTATGACGGGTTGAATGAGAGAGAACATGTGGAGTTTTATAAACCTGCAGAAGCACAACCATTGCCTCCTTCGATTTTAGGTGAACATCACCTGCTCGAAAAGGGGATCGATTCTGATTTGCTCCCTTTTGAAGTAGATGAGGAAAATGCGTATGTAGTCACTTCCGAAGACCGAACCGGAAAAGTGACTCATCAAGTCCAGTTAAGCTATCTTGGGCAATCGGAGGAGGGCATTGTAGATGAGTTTTTCATCATCTCGATAACTGAAATGGAGAAAAATCCGGTCGAGAATTATGAAGTTGCAGAAGCAACCGATTCGGTTGGAAATAAATTTGAAAAACAGAAGTTAATTGGGGAGGATTCCATTTTCCAGCAAGTGCTAACCACAAATAGTGCTTTATTGTACCGGTATTATGAATATGATGCAGCGGAAGAAAAATTGAATGTGGTCGGTACCGCCGCTAACGAATTTTATTCGTATCACGATGGATTCGTTTACCACGTTGGATATTTAATTGATCGACAAAAGAATACTGAGAAGGTACAAGACAATATGCTCAACTTGACGCGTACTATTATTTTGGGGAAAGATCTCGTACATCAAGGAAGATGACCATGACTAAAAGAGAGGAAAAACCATGATTAAAAATAAAGCGGCATTCGTTGGTTCGTTTATTATATTCGCTATTTGCATGTACTTATTTTTTCCGTTTTCAAATACAGCGATAAAAGAGGCTCAATTTGTCTTTATGTCGTTTCCCATTCAAGATCAAGAAGGATATAACTTGTTGGGAATCATAGGGTCTATCATGTTTATTGGCGCTATCATTTTGTTGTTCAATAGCCTGGAAAAATATCGATTTCGGATAGTGGTCGCAGTCGTTATTGTCTATATGTTTTTACCGAATCTATTGATTGCGACATACCAGGAAACTCTAGCAAACGGCATTGCAGCCATCTCTTATGACGGAAATGGCCAGTGCGACTTTGTCACGATGGATGATTGCATGGACGCCGAATGCAATCTGGTATTACATAATCGCAGTGATGAGGCTGTGACAGTGGAATTGGAATTTATCGATTCGTTGTTTATGGAAGAAGAAGACATGCGGATGGAGTCGCTTATGAACTTGGCGGGTCCATACACGATTACTTTGGCGCCCAATAGTCAAAAGCATATTCATCTAGAAGAATTACTCGACTTGTCGAACGTTCCCAACCATATCGACTCAGGGACGTCATTCAGTATCCACATTAAACTGATAGACGGTAATGAAACACGGATTTTGTAATTTCTAAAAGAGCTCTTCTAATCTCTAGTGTTGTACTGATAAGGCTGACAAGTGCTTCATAATCTCATAGTTTACATCCTTAGGATTGTCGAGATTTGTTGCATGGTGCGCATTTTTTATATAAATCATTTTAGAGTGAGGAATACGGTTGGCCATTTCTTTCTGTTGTCTTTCAGTCATACTGTCATGATCACCTTGGAGAATGAGAGTAGGACAATTTATTTTACTTAAATCCTTTCCGCTTTCCATTTTTGAAACCGAGTCCCATATACGTATCCAGTAGTTTAAAGGGATCGAACTAACGGTTTCTTTAATATATTGCTTATTATTGTGATTAAATTTTGAAAGAGTTTTTGCTTGAAAGCTAGCCATCATGTACATAGGTATAAATTTACTTGACCATCTATTTATAGGTACAAACACTTTTTCAATCCAATTATATGAATTGGTGTAGGGAGTACCAATTAAAATGAGGGATTTCACCAGCTTGGGGTACCTGACCGCAGTTTGAAGCGAAATATGGCCACCCATAGATAACCCACAAAGGTGCGCTTGCTTTACTCCTAAGTGCTCCAGTAAACCTACTAAATCTTTAACAAAATCTTCGGAGTCTACTTTTCCTTTTGGCAATGAAGATTTCCCATGGCCACGCACATCCCATGTAATAATTTCATAGAATTTTGATAGCTCTTCCACTTGAGGTTGCCATT
Coding sequences:
- a CDS encoding M4 family metallopeptidase, whose translation is MKKKYIVPVILSSALVASSFTASTTLANGQQGNGASDKTWNENANVPVFVKEKIAEKRASSNASNALDYLADNENKTGLKNPKKNLKQKEIEKDSLGMTHVRFNQAVNGVPVEGAEVVVHYNEQDELVSVNGGHFPEASASSVDTTPTVSVVKAVQTAKEAVEAPEELEYAPESEVVVYPFDGENHLAYKVNVNFLGDQPGNWFVFVDAKSGGVIDQYNAIMHAEDIHQSVGTGVLGEQRKIHTTKSKEVKGGTTFSLSDESHDGLEGIYTFDANDGEIVTNHSASWKNEYLRPAVDAHYNSEQVYEYFHDEHDRNSLDDNGMAIISYVHYGENYNNAFWNGRHMTYGDGDGSFMVPLSAGLDVAAHEMTHGVISNSANLQYRFESGALNESFADIFGALVDEDDWEVGEDIMGPEAKEDGRASLRSLSDPSKYPVKADYIPYGDGEGNYPSHMDEFYDLPRSLDNGGVHINSSITNHAAYLIGEEIGKEKLGQIFYRALTVYLTPTSNFSEARKLIVQSAADIYGEGSAEEQATAKGFDDVGINE
- a CDS encoding undecaprenyl-diphosphate phosphatase; the encoded protein is MEIIEILKALVLGIVEGLTEFAPISSTGHMIIFDDLWLNTEGFLGGPSANTFKIVIQLGSILAVVFVFWKRMLSLVGLYQLEQDTPTTFNILHVLIGIIPAGVFGLMFEDFIDEHLFSIETVLIGLVIGAFFMIIADKFGPKKPSINSLDEISYLKALTVGTVQCFSLWPGFSRSGSTISGGVLLGLDHRTAADFTFIMAVPIMLGASIVSLVKNWEAISFDHLSFYAAGFATAFVFALISMKFFLKLISRIKLVPFAIYRLVLASVLAFIVFL
- a CDS encoding alpha/beta fold hydrolase, whose protein sequence is MPTIEINNAILHYEVSGAGETLIFTHGASWDHQQWQPQVEELSKFYEIITWDVRGHGKSSLPKGKVDSEDFVKDLVGLLEHLGVKQAHLCGLSMGGHISLQTAVRYPKLVKSLILIGTPYTNSYNWIEKVFVPINRWSSKFIPMYMMASFQAKTLSKFNHNNKQYIKETVSSIPLNYWIRIWDSVSKMESGKDLSKINCPTLILQGDHDSMTERQQKEMANRIPHSKMIYIKNAHHATNLDNPKDVNYEIMKHLSALSVQH
- a CDS encoding MBL fold metallo-hydrolase encodes the protein MNKFICNTCGVQTESAGAAPEHCSICIEERQYVSTKGQSWTTLEEMVQSAAYQNEITSEEQGLSSITTVPSFAIGQTAYLVQGENFNILWDCLTYLDAPTIEKIKALGGIDAIALSHPHYYSTQVEWAETFDAAIYIHEDDKQWVTRPSERIIFWSGETLEVAAGFTLHRIGGHFKGAAILEWKDGNAGKGVLLTGDIVRVVADREWVSFMYSYPNFIPLPGSTVERMAAQLNEIRFDRVYDAFHRTVVKDAGEAVQRSAKRYVDALNGVLFKT